AGAGATATGGAGtgataaaatcaaataaaatagcTGAAGTAATGAAAAGCATAGACAGGGCATTGTTTGTTCCTGAAGGTACACCGCCATATGTTGACACTCCGGCGCAGATAGGTTACAATGCTACTATTTCTGCCCCGCACATGCATGCCACATGCCTTGAATTGTTGGAAAACAATTTAAAACCTGGAATGCACGCGTTGGATGTTGGCTCAGGTATGTATCACCTCACCCTTAAATATTAGGAATTTTTATATTCGTGTAAGCTGGTTTCTGGCCCCACATTGAAAATGTGTTCGCCATTTCTGtttattttggttttttttagGTTATCTGATATGGCTATCAGTTTTCAGCGCATCTATTCcatgtaattaaattaatttacactactttttaaaaaaattaatttacacTGGCAATACCGATGGATGTCAAGTTGGATTTGATAAATGGTTTAAAAATCTTGTTTGTTACTGTTATAAATTATGTTTTTCATATGGTGAATTcggtaataaaaaaaaaaaagatagatGCAATTTTTGGCCACCGGAATTGAGAACTCTCGGATTTTTATGTCCTGAAACATCTTCGCTTTTAGGCACTGGGTATTTGACCGCATGCTTTGCAGTCATGGTTGGGCCACGAGGTCGTGCTGTTGGAGTGGAACATATTCCTGAGCTGGTCGACTCCTCTATTATAAATATCCAAAAGAGTGCTGCTGCACAACTACTGAAAGAAGGATTCCTATCCATGCATGCTGGCGGTATGTCGTCGATTGCCATTTTATTTCCGATGGAATTGTGCATTCAAAGGTTGTTTTGTTTAGTTATCAGGCTTTTTTTTCGAGGAAAATGGTTTCATGTGCTTTGTAACTATTTGTTGCCTAACCTATTTTGAAGACAGCTGACATATGGTAACTTGATGCCTCGTTTTTATCCATCCCCCTCACCCTGTAAATCCTGAGGCACCCCGTCCGCCCTTTGAGCTTTTGAATTTCTCGCTACCTAGATTAAGTTGTTTAGTCAACTTATCCGTTGAAATCAATTCAGTGCCAAGAAAATCATGTTAGTTCTACTGTATGTTGAACTTCACGGATTACAAGATTTTCAATGCTTAACAGATGGAAGACTGGGATGGCCGCAGTGTGCCCCTTACGATGCAATTCACGTTGGAGCAGCCGCATCAGAAATTCCAGAAGCACTTATTGAACAATTGAAGCCAGGCGGAAGATTGGTGATCCCTGTTGGGAACATGTTCCAGGATTTGAAAGTCGTAGAAAAACAAATGGACGGTTCACTTAGCGTCCGAAGCGAAACTTCTGTACGATATGTGCCACTGACAAGTCGAGAAGCTCAATTGAGGGGGGAATAGGTGGTCTTTTTCATATTGAGCGTGTATACTTACATGGTCCCGAAAATGTAAATAATATGACAAAGTAAAACTCCCTTGTATTCTTCCCAGGTTTGTGTAAAAAAGTGCTTTTTATGTGTAGTTGTTTGCACAATATTGATATTTGCGGGCGTGCCAAGTGCAAAACTGTACCAATTTGTGTAAAAACAATGAAATCTAACTTTTAACTATTCAAGCGACGTAAATTCTAAATTCGACCGTCGGAGTTGTTGAAATCTAAAATGACAGTATCTAAAATGCTAGGAATATACTGGAACACTTGAAAATTAGAGCTTGAAGATTGCAATTTGGTAGAGAGTATTTGTAGATTTTTGTGTTTAGAGTTGTCTCCCGTCTTTAGCCGATTCCTTCATTTTCTTCAGAGCGCGGTTTCTTCTCCACTCTCCCGTGATCTCTTTCTATACGCTCCACGATGTCCTCCTATACGCACGTCCTTTGACTTACTCAAATCAATTTAAATTACTAATGGGTTtatcattttcttttgtttttttcttttgaattgagtttgtttattcttgggcctaaataaaatattgccCCAACTGTAGTGTTGTGCATACGCACACATGATCAACTTTCGGCTTTATGAAAACTGTAGCATTTGAAAATTATCATTTCAACCCAACTATTTTAAGTGGTAAGGACTCGACGGATCTTACCAATTTACATGTGATTTGGTGGGTTTGGACGGATATAGTCTATTTGACGTCTCTATTTGTATTTTAGTCATTTTATAAATCGGCAACATCTGAATATAATAATTCATAGCTCATTTACATTTATAAAATCCTGTTTGGATTTCTTCAATTGCCCTTTTACCAATTTTCACAGGTTATAACAAAAGAATACAGAAACGTGAATGGCCAATTTCTCTTTTGCTTTTCTGTTGATCATTCgataagatttttttttggaATAGATCATTCGATAATTtcgaaatatataaatataacacTTTCTAATTGTACTTTTATCGCTGTTCTATCGCAGATATGCAAGTCAGATTTACTCTCAAATGCAATTCTTacattaaaaaggaaaaaataatcATGATTAGATTAAAGATTTGAGTTAGCTGAGAACTGCGTGAACTTTGTATTATATTATATGGAACGTAATCTATAAAATTAACATTGAAATAATACTAAAGAAACGacctttttttaaataaaaaaaattaaattttagaatACATTTGCCTCTAttgaattattaattaaaaaccgAAGGATGATATTATTAATCAAACAAGTCAATAAACTTACAAATCTACAGAGATACaccaaaaaggaaaaaaagaaaaaaaaaaaaaaagaagaaaactttcagGTATGTTTAAATCTAACCCATTGAGAGATACCAGGAATTTCGTTATTGACAACACTAAGCATGTAATAACCAAAAGGTGCCACTTTGGGGAGATGGAGGAGCTTCAAAAACAGCTTTCATCCCTTCATTCTCATCCCTTGCCATCTTCTTGCACTTGAGAATCAGCATCCTCTGGTTCATTGATGTGGAATGTGTGTTAAATGGGAGCGAATACTCTATAAAAGTGACCTCGTTTCTTGATTCATTCTTCTTTTCCAAGAAAAAATGAACGCTAAATTCCGCCCCATATCCCTCCCCTTTATCACTTCCATTGATGTGAATCGACACATTTCGTAGCCTTTGATGATCGAAATCTTCCTCCATCTGAGCCTGTACAAATACCTCCAAACGTAGTTCGGTGGTATACCTTACATTGTTACGTGTCCCTCTGCATCGTGTCCCATTGTATCTTGCAAATTGTTACGCGTCCCTTCTGCATCGTGTCCCCTTGTATCGCCTACTGGCCTGATTCGGTGTGGTCTGAAATTATGACAGTGCTGTGGTGAGTTAAGGCCATGTGCATTGCCACAAACCTGTGCTGTTCATTAGAAGCTGCCATTTTCCCTTCCCCAATACATCTTTTATTGCACAGTTCAATAGCAGATAATTGAAGACTGATCATGAGAATTTGGTGGAGAAATGGAATTGTTTATTTTCCATGAGGAATTTGAGTGTTGGGTTAATTGAATTGCGATTCAGGTTACCGTTTGTTGCTAGATGGGTTTTACATGATGAGATGCATTGCATGGACTTAAATCTTGTCAATCTTCTaacattcaaaattttaaaaagattatttaaataaattcgtTGAAATTTTACAATACGCTATATAAACATATTCCATCTTTTATTTGCAACAAATTTGAATAAGAATAATTGCTTGTGAATTCCCAATAGTACACAAAGTTTTCAATCCCACTGCGTTAAGAATGTTTTTACATACTGTACATCAATCGATTCAATCCGCTTGATTCAAAATCTTGCCAAAATATGTCGCACACTACTTTCGAAAGTCCGATTTTTAATCTCGTTCTATAACACAAAGTAATGTACCATTGCCTACGACTTGATCACACCAATCTCCAAGTGAAAAGTAAAAAATACAGCCATctctaaaaatattaatagGCTAATAATACATccctcattttttttaaattcaaacatATTTCAGCCCCTGGTAAGGTGTTTTATGTCTGATTTATAAAAACAGGAGGTTTATTACAAAGggtgtttttttgttttttgtttttaatttttaaagtgGTTGATGCAATGAGCCCATCGCGAACCTTCAGAggactaaatatataaaatggtGCATGGAAAGAAATTAAATCAATggtttttttaatgagttcttTTGGTAATTAATTGTACATCTTAAATGACTTTGGACATTAATGCATATTGAATTCATCAATTTATCAATGATTTTTCTTTGTTGCTACTAAAATTGGTTGCTAAAATGAGTTGATTTTTTCATGTTtgctaatgaatatttaattgttttattttatcttttattttacatataaataCATCACTTTTATAACAAgttgatttttaaatatgaacTAAGAAGcatcatattttttaatttaaatatgtcattttgtttttgtgacactatttttttcttatatatatatttttaatgtttgCGGGTGTTTTTGggcttattatttttatttaacattgttgaaaatattatatgcatagaaaatttaaatcataatatgtctACATTATTGTGTCTACACGCGTTTGCAAATTTAGGATCAATGTTCATAATGTGTTTTACGTGAAATGGGTCAACTCTATCcgtatttacaataataattaatatttttgtcataaaaaataatactttttcattagtGAATCAAATAGGAGATTCGTTTCACAAAATGACTCGTGGACTGTCTTTCAAAATTTTGTATgttatcttatttatatatctattttatttagtaaaatcacaattgatatttaatttaataaatgtttattggttttattttaacattattatgataatttagttaattaagataattttatttgataatattttgtcTATGTTTACTCTATTTAAGTACATCGTGATTTTGGTTTTGATAAAATTCactattatgttatttttattattttttcattgtgaattatatttggatgaaaaatatattttctaatgTAAGAGAGTTATCGTTATGTTATAATCACGCGGATTGAAAGTGTCATATGAATAGgtgaatatatatgatttattgtcataatatattttcattttttgtgttttatatatatttagatTGATAAATACTCATAAACAATATGTTATTCGATTTTAAACATTATCTAAATctcattattatatatttcattattaGTTATCTACGTGCATCGCACGTATACATtcctattatatatatacatatatattactTGAACAAGACTGAACAAAGAAATAAAGCGTCACAAATCGGATAGCATTTGCATTATAAACAACTCAAGAAAAGAGGTGCATTAGTTTACGAACTAAACAGAATGCTAAACAATCAATGTACCTTCAAACGATCAAGAAAAATAATCTGATGCTGTACAGATGCAGATGCAAGAGTGAAGACAGAGTAAGGAAAGTAGCAGCAGATTTGTACATGGAAGAGATCTTTTATTGGATGAATCTCATTCAATTCGATGATAAGGTTTCTATTCAGTAAAGCTTTATCCTTGTTTCAATTGACATTCGGCAGATTGGGCATGATGACAGGTCTTGGCCACATCCACAACACGTCTGCTTAACGAAAAAGGAGAAAAAGCATGGAAGATGAAGTCATGGTCACCGGgcattgttatttttttttagtaaatgGAGGAACTAAAATAGTACTTATACCTGATGTCCACAGCCAAACGCCATATCCTTCGGATCCATAAGGCAGACAGGGCAAAGCTATCAAAGTATTAATAATATAAGGTCAATATACCTGGACTTTGTCATTGAAAGTCGGTGTGCCATTATCGGAATCAATAGCGAGCCACATGCCTAAAAGGGTCTTCATTCTAGAACGAATATGTCATGCCTTAGAGGAGTTCAGTTCCTGTTCATAGCTTCGAAACTCCTCTTGCTAAATCCCTCATATACTTCATTAAATTGGTAAATGGTGCTTATTTTTAGGCCTTTGTCACTTAATGTTCAATCAACTGGGTATATACATGGTCATATATTTCCTAATTATTGTTGCACCACGTACCTTGAACTAGAGCTTTTGAAAAACATGGTTTTTAACAGCAATGTAAAAGAATTATGGTATTTAGGCATAACTTCATCACCCAAGAACAAAAGAACAGAGAGAAAcaactaaaaaaattaatggaCTATTTACAAAAGCGGGATTCCATACATGGTTTTCGGAAGCATAGCTTGAAGGCTGGCTCGTTTGAGCAACTGGATCGTGTCCTCGAGAAGCAGGTGCACTTGGGTAAAAATTACGAGAATGGGGAGGCTTTGATGCAGTGGCAGCAGCTGGACGATATAGAGGAGGGGGAAGAGATACCCTGTCTACATCCTTCCCTCTAGAAGCACTGAGCAAACCACTCGATCAATGTAAGAACATATCGGTTAAACCTTTCCCAAATTAAAAGAAATTAATTGTAATATTTTACCCAAGAATTTGGAGCTCCAATGTTGCTTTATATTGAGACGGTATCTCCATTAAGGCTCCAAGCGCAAACTCAGCTTCTTTCCTGGATCGGTCCATGTTTTTTGACATGATTTCTGTGAAGTTTACAAACTAGGGATATACAGGGAAGTAATAAATGATGTAAGATTTTAAGATAATTGCCAAAATGagtactcttttttttttcttttttttttacaacGAGCAAGCTACATCTGGTTATCTTACCTGGAAATTGTCGAATGCTCGAGCAGGGATATTGTCATCAAATTCCTTCATCATATCCCATGGCCCATCTCCAACTCCCACTAAAATTATTGATAACGGGTACTCACTGCAAAATGAACCAAAGAACGTAGGAAATATGGTGAAGggattcaatttattttttagcaCATATGATCGCAGCACATCATTGGCATTCACTAAATGCACCTGGCTTTAACTATTGCCTCAACGGTTTTCCTCTCTTGAGTACTTAATTGGCCTCGATCAGTGTCAACACTTCTTGTAACCTAATTAAATGATAAACCATGGATGAACAATGATTCACAAGCCAATACTTCAAAAAATGAACCATTACGGTAAAAACCAACGTAAAGTTCCATCAAGAATTGGGGACCAATTATAGTTTTTATTTGTTCCAAAAAAGCACTGCTTACCTGTCCGTCAGCAATAATCAGTAAAACATGGTACTGGCCACCACTATTCTCAACAATAGTGATCGCCATTTCAATGATAGGAGCGAATGATGTTGGCCCTGAGGAGACAAGAAGCAAGAGTTATCAAGAGAAAAGAAGACTGATAAGTTGGGTAAAAATCAGAAGGCTCGAGTTTGAACCTGCAAGTCGTAATCGAGGTACTAATTCCCTATATCGTGTCAACACTTCCTCAAAGCCATCACAAAATCTCTCATCCGGGAAAAAACTAAAAACTTCTTGGTCATGCGTTGATGCTGTCAAAATAGAATAATAAAATCTCCAATTTCTCAACCGCAGAAAAATGAAATAACAAGATTCTCGAGAAAATACCATCTCCAAAACCATAACATGGAATTAAATTATCTTCATCAAATTTGGATAATGTTCTCCCAATAATTGATATCGCTTGTTCATAAGGATTTTGCTCATCTCCAATGGCATGCAAACTTCTTCGATGAAATGACCTTGCACCTAAAACGGAAGAAAGTTCAATAGCACTgcacttttattattttaaaaaaatggcaCTGCAGAAGACAACATACCTGTCCATTCATTGCTCTTGGTAAAATCAATGCCAACAATTAAATTTGAGGATTCCAGACCGGCTCGTGATAGTGCATCAGTGACCTAAATCAAGCATATTTTATTGAGATGAATAGTTCAAGAAAGTTCAAGGCACGCTTCCTATCTTTACATAATTAGAAAGGATGAAACTAATTTCAACATCAGATTGTTGTTTAAGAAGATAAACTATCTCGACATATCCACAAACACGTGCTTACCATGCACATCTTTAACAACTTTAGACAAATCTTAAGAATGCACGACATTAAAAATTTCTACGCCATCGAAGATTTAGTTTACAATAACCGACAATCAAGATTCCAACTAACTGACAAGAAAGATCCATGAATCTGCTCTTACTTGCACCCTTTTTTAATCTTATTCAGCACAAGGATTTCAGATGATGAGTCTACCTGTTCTAAGGTGTCGTAGTTGTCATCTATTCTCGAGAACTTCCTCTCCAATTTTCTCTTGGACTCATACGGAACACCATAGGTTGGCGTTGGGGGTGTGTAGCTGTGACTCGGTTGAACATATGATGGCTGTGGATAGGGATGATTATTCCATGATTGTGAACTGGAGCCATAATTTGAATACCGACCCGAACTCGGATTCTTTGAATTCTTCCCACCCATGAGCTCTACAGTAAAAAAAACATTCATGTTCATAGAGAGGATATGTGACTTTCCCTCAAGAAGGAGACATATTATGCAAGCCCCAAAAAGTATAACATCAGAAACTATAAGTTTCTGAGGATCTAGACttgtaaaattaaaaaaacaaataaagaaaTGATTCCAAAAgaatatgatataaaaaattCCCACATCATTTCCATCCCAAAAATTCAAATGCGATTGCAATATATGAACAAAATCAGCACCAGCACGTTTCAGTTGAAGTCCTAAATCCAATAATGCAATTCAGATCTACCAAAGTAAAAATTCAAGCATATCAGTCCACGGAATCGCACTAAGATAATTAATAGAACACATTTTTTTCTATCagcaacaaaataaaatgaaatgaaaaaCCACCAAAGATTCTAACCTTGATCCtccaaaaatttctttaaaaaaatcacaaagaaaatataaaaaacaataaatataaCCAAAAGGGAGAAGGGAAACAACATTAGCATCAAAAACAGTATTTTTCCTCCTTCCCATCAAGAAATATATCTTCAAACCTTGTTATCAAGCACCGCACGCCATGCTCACTCTGTTACAGTAAATATTGGAAAGAGACGATAGAGTCGAAAGTCGTCGTGGAAATTTGCTCGAGTCCACTCCACTTTATCcttttaaacttaaattaattaatactaattatTTCACACACGTATAGTGTGCGTCTGtatattttttatcattatctatggactaaaataaaatttgataaattattgAAAGATTAagttgatatttgaattgttgaaataaaaaatataaaataaaagtgtgtgttgaaatttaaaatcgaaaacaaaaaacaaaagtctaatattaatatcatataagggtaaagttggaagaaaaagtcggtgtcttaaataattatatcaattccATCTATGTTAAcgtcaattaaattttaaacatggaAGAAAAAGAATATAAATGATGATTTATAGTTTATTTGACACGAAAGTTTTGGAACCAAATGTAATTGAAATcatgataaataataataaataataaactacATATGAAAGCAATGTTTCACCCAACCAACATGAACAATGACACAATTGCACTTAATTGCTTGTACCTTTCAGATCCTTTGTGAAATAAATCGGCAATCGCTCACTCAATCAAATCATCAAATCTAATATATACAAGGGTGATTAGTGATCATTTACTACTTTTTATCACATTTTTCTAAAGTTCCATTAAGTGAAATGTTCAAGTAATTTTTTAATATGTGATACGTCGAGTCGATCCAAACTGTCATATAAATGAGATGGACTAGGCTGGAGAAATGTCAACCTATTTGGAGGTTGGCCAAACGGGTTGAGTCCACACGGGTTATGGGTGAAGGCGGTGCTGGTCGAGACAGTAATATAAAGTTGTGTTGTTAAGTTTTTttgagataatttttttttacttacttttaatgaattttaataataaataactttgtaatatttttttagttttttttcatattttatttaacaaattaattttaGACATTTTATTAGTTTCTTAAAgtaatgtttttaaatattagttaaACTATTTGATtaagatatatttttattttcttagaATTTCAATTGTTTGTaaacattttttattaattttttaaaaataaacggGCCGACATGTTTAACCCGCAACCTAATGGCAGGTTGTGAGCTGATCCGCCAGTGCATTTTGACATTCATAGTAGTAAACGATCACAAATCCGAACTAAAgttattaattatttgataatttataTCACAAATATctcaaattaaaatatgatGGAAGTTATTAATATTATTCTAGTACTCAATGACATGCTATCCGTgcataaacaaaaaaattattatgattttttaaaaaataattaaaagaaaaagtttacattttttaaatattattttggttttttataattatttttaaatgagatCACATgataatttgaatttaaataagATTTAGATACAATGCAAATAGATTTGTGTTGATAAATTTACTATCATATATTTCTTCTTAAACAActacttttaaattaaaaaatgaaactGATATTAAATAAAAAGAGGGCCATAACATCAAATTTGTTAGTATAAAGACATCAAGTTTAATAATATacgtagatagattattattgtTAAATTATAGGTTAATTACCAAAGtccgaaaaaaaaaatcatgttgaccattaaagattttatttatttactacCATTTGATTTTTGTCAATGTAAAGTACACGTAACTGAAAATTGCTcttgtaatattatatatatatatatatatattctataaaaaaaataaatagattaaaATATTGAATTCAATGCAAGCTACTTGACAAGAAGATTAAAGATAGGTGAGACATCGGGAGTTTTTCTCCTTTTATcctaatattattaaataatatgtcattcgtatttttgtacaagttacatatatatatatataaatgattcAAAAGTTAATATTTGACCAAATATGAGAAATACTtcaaatataacataaaataataCAAGATTTTTGGCCTTAATCAGTTTAAGGGTGTTTTTTTCCCTCTCCTCATAAGTGAGAATATTTAATCTTTAATTTTAGTGAGAAAActtgtgtgatacggtctcaaGGATCGTATTtcgtgagacatatatcttatttgggttatcaatgaaaaaatattactttttatgctaagagtattacttttttagtgtgaatatcggtagggttgacttatctcacagataaagattcatgaaatCGTGTCACATTAATcctattcaaatatttttatttgaaaccggcaaaaagtatatatatattttttggtttACCAATTCACCAAGATTCGTGAATACTTTAAATTGGTTTATTAAAAGGTACCACGACTGGAAAAGCAATGAAGAGATTTTGGTTGCTTAAACTTTTAGTTTTTTActcattaatattattttgtttaaaaataatgaaaCACATTTTCTACTTTGATATTGGTTGAAGTCGCTGATCTTTTTGGtcagtctttttttttttccttctcaaTTTCTAGAGTTATATTTCACAATTTATACAAATCAAGGATCGGCTGACCGGATCATCTTCTAAACTCGAAACCATTTCCATTGTTGGGATGGGAGGCATTAGTAAGACAACTCTTGCTAGAAATCTCTACGATGACTCACTTATTGAATATCATTTTGACACTCGTGCATGGGTGACTGTATCACAAGATTATAACGTGCGAGAAATTTTTAGAGACCTTCTTAAATCTAGTGGATCTGTCAAAAATGAGTTCCGTATTGTGATGGATGATGTGTGGGAAAGGTTTTTTCCAGATGAATCGTCTTGACTTCCCGGTTATCAGAGGTGGCTCTTTATGAAAATTCTATTAGCTACGgaaaagaatattttatttctttcttattttgataaatatcaatttaagattttgattttttagaTTATGAAATCTTGCTTGATTTGTTTCTATGTGATAAGATCTTGGTTGATTTATATTTAGATATCATAGGATTTGTATTTAATATAATCTTTTATCTCcaagatattttatccatgtttaaaatagttttatccCTCGTGAAAatcttattaaaaaattatattagtcCGATAAATCGAATTGAGTAACcggatttttatttatttataaccgtCAGCATAATGTATTCTTATAATATAGTAGATAAAACAGTATAAATTCAAGTTAATGTTTCAGAAGAGACATTGAAAGAAAGGCAAATTTTATTTGTTTCTCAAAGTGCGACCATAAGACTAAACAAATTTAAACCAGAAAGAGCAAGCAGTTGGAGGATCACAAGATTGATGGGTTTCCCTTACATTGTTACATTTGTTAGAAAACATGAGACCAGCAGTTTAAGAATGTTCGCAAACTGCGGATAGAGCTCGATTGAAGCAATCGTTCTATAAATTACAAATATTAGCATCTTGATATTGGGTACCTCAACTTCATGTAAGAGTACTGCGTTTGCGGATGGGAACACCAAATGCACGTCGaagggaaaaaaatttaaaatgaaaatagtGTATTCCTATTACAGATACAATTGAAATTGTACCACCTTCTGAAGGACGGTTTTGTCTTAAAATGTTCGATATTTCACACTAACTTTAAGGCTGTCGTTTCCTAAGCTCCGTTGTTCCTCTTCTATTAGCTTTGCTGACTTGACAAGGGAATCGCTACAACAGCGCAGCTCAAGAATCTGAAGAGTTGTAATGTCTCCAATGGCAGAAGGGATCTCTGCCAGTTTGAAGCAAAATAAAACATTCAGCTGCCGAAGGTTGGGGAAGTGTGTTTCATTGGCCTTCCATTGTCTCAAATGGATCTCATCAAGAAGCAAATATTTAAGCCGGAGAAATTCCCCTTCCTCTGGTTCCCACACTCGGCCTTCGAAGGCGGATTTTTTAAGTTTCAGAACTTCAAGATTAGGCAAAGAACCCACCATCGTCATCTTGCTCCAAGGAATCCGACAACCACCGCTCAAAGTTAACTTCTTGAGTGTTGACGGGAAAGAAAAGTTCAATGGTAAATCTTTCCAAAGTTCCACTGTCATCTAATGACAATGTCAAAGTCTCAAGACTGTGTAGGTAGACGAAACTGTTGAAGTCCTTGGGCGACCATCTTTTCCGCTTGCCAAAAACATAGGAAATCCTCAGTTTCTTGAGATGTGGCATGATCTGAAAGACCTCCTTTCTGCATTTGAAGTTTTCTATTCCAGAAAGTGTCTGCAGGTGTGCCATATCAAAAGAATATTCCCTATCAAGTCGTTCGCGGCAAGGGTGAGGGAGTAAACCTCTCTTGAAAGACAGATGCCTCAGTTGTGGCATTTCCCAGATTTCAGAAGGTAGACACCAAACTCCAAAGTTGAAATCATACACCCCTTGACTTAAAATTAAAGTCTGCAGATTTCTAAGTTTGACTATTGCTGCAGGAAGTTGGAGTTTGAATATGTGTCTTGAAATCAATAAACCAAGGTATCTTAAGTTAACCAATTCAACCATCTCAATCGGAAACCCATGAAACTTTATTGTAAGTGCATCCAACACTTTTAGGAGTCTAAATCTCGCAAAAGATAATGACAAGTTCCCCGAGTCATTCTCGGCAAAACATAGAAAAGAACGGACTCGAGATTCGTGCATGCCCACACGCAAAATATGTGAATGAATGCTAACGCGATACTCGCTATATCCGACTTCAGGAAGATTACGAGCGTTGCGATTCAGAACAAGAAGAAACCTCTCCTCCTTGG
This window of the Primulina tabacum isolate GXHZ01 chromosome 4, ASM2559414v2, whole genome shotgun sequence genome carries:
- the LOC142542291 gene encoding protein-L-isoaspartate O-methyltransferase 1-like isoform X3 codes for the protein MPSTSHSPIAWGCRYRAPIQLSFSFFTPRYLHHRRTRELSPPPVAVLNSSTISSGRRLLNPHFMGNSLFSRMERIWTGSGVDKNNEMVDQLQRYGVIKSNKIAEVMKSIDRALFVPEGTPPYVDTPAQIGYNATISAPHMHATCLELLENNLKPGMHALDVGSGTGYLTACFAVMVGPRGRAVGVEHIPELVDSSIINIQKSAAAQLLKEGFLSMHAGDGRLGWPQCAPYDAIHVGAAASEIPEALIEQLKPGGRLVIPVGNMFQDLKVVEKQMDGSLSVRSETSVRYVPLTSREAQLRGE
- the LOC142542291 gene encoding protein-L-isoaspartate O-methyltransferase-like isoform X2 — encoded protein: MPSTSHSPIAWGCRYRAPIQLSFSFFTPRYLHHRRTRELSPPPVAVLNSSTISSGRRLLNPHFMGNSLFSRMEIMRRTVLSRLISMLFYVPKQRIWTGSGVDKNNEMVDQLQRYGVIKSNKIAEVMKSIDRALFVPEGTPPYVDTPAQIGYNATISAPHMHATCLELLENNLKPGMHALDVGSVMVGPRGRAVGVEHIPELVDSSIINIQKSAAAQLLKEGFLSMHAGDGRLGWPQCAPYDAIHVGAAASEIPEALIEQLKPGGRLVIPVGNMFQDLKVVEKQMDGSLSVRSETSVRYVPLTSREAQLRGE
- the LOC142542291 gene encoding protein-L-isoaspartate O-methyltransferase 1-like isoform X4, translated to MRRTVLSRLISMLFYVPKQRIWTGSGVDKNNEMVDQLQRYGVIKSNKIAEVMKSIDRALFVPEGTPPYVDTPAQIGYNATISAPHMHATCLELLENNLKPGMHALDVGSGTGYLTACFAVMVGPRGRAVGVEHIPELVDSSIINIQKSAAAQLLKEGFLSMHAGDGRLGWPQCAPYDAIHVGAAASEIPEALIEQLKPGGRLVIPVGNMFQDLKVVEKQMDGSLSVRSETSVRYVPLTSREAQLRGE
- the LOC142542291 gene encoding protein-L-isoaspartate O-methyltransferase 1-like isoform X1, producing the protein MPSTSHSPIAWGCRYRAPIQLSFSFFTPRYLHHRRTRELSPPPVAVLNSSTISSGRRLLNPHFMGNSLFSRMEIMRRTVLSRLISMLFYVPKQRIWTGSGVDKNNEMVDQLQRYGVIKSNKIAEVMKSIDRALFVPEGTPPYVDTPAQIGYNATISAPHMHATCLELLENNLKPGMHALDVGSGTGYLTACFAVMVGPRGRAVGVEHIPELVDSSIINIQKSAAAQLLKEGFLSMHAGDGRLGWPQCAPYDAIHVGAAASEIPEALIEQLKPGGRLVIPVGNMFQDLKVVEKQMDGSLSVRSETSVRYVPLTSREAQLRGE